The genomic region AAGCCTCGATGCTAGCTAGctggctaacaggctaaccAGGGACGCGACGCAGCCTACGGCGCCCCATCGCCccgtttgatttgttttaatcgCCACAGAATGTAGAACCGTGCTGTTGGGATGTAGGTGTGAGGGCAGCggaggaaggaggtggagacggTGGGTACCTGTCTGGGCTGTGGGTCCAGGGTCCGCCGTCCCAGCAGTCGCCATTATGGCAGTAAGGGCAAGCTCAAATCGTGGCAGCGGGAGCCCGTGCAGGCACTTCCGGTGTCAACAGAAACTGCCACTGTTGTGTAGAGGCAGCTGCCCAAACGCCACACTGTTTGGAGTCAGCTGCCTGGGATCCTACACTGTTTGGAGTCAGCTGCCTCTGTGGTCACACTGTTTGGAGTCAGCTGCCTCTGTGGTCACACTGTTTCGAGTCAGCTGCCTCTGTGGTCACACTGTTTGGAGGAAGCTGCCTCCGTTACCCGAACTTTAGACTCTAAACAGTCTAGACAGTGTTGCAAAAGAGGCAGATGCCAACAAAACAAAGGTGGGAGCTGCCCCTACATGTGTCCTGATGCATCCTGGCAGCAGTGTGATTTCAAGCTTCAGTTCAATGACACAGATCATGGACAAAGCAGGATCGTGAAGCAGAATCGATACAAATATGACATATAAGTCCGCCATATACACGATAATGTTTCACTTTACAACTGGAGAAATACAGATCAATTGTTGTTGGTGCTCAGAACAGTAACATGCTGATAAACATTCATGAACTTAGTATAAGTCTCAGGGAATAAGTCCCGACAAGCGACAGTTGGCCTCAAACAGGGCGGCGGCAGCGGCAGCTGCCCCCAGCAGCTGTGGCAACTGACATCAGACACTGAGTCGACTGTCTGACCCTACCGTCGCACCAGCGCCCCATCCGGAGCGAGGGGGAACAGTTTCAGTTTCGGTTTAACTCATGGTTTATATCAAGTTTTCAAatatacaacacaaacattttcccaGTATCTTTGAATACATCATTTATGTTAGATATTAATTATTCAATATAGCGTTTTAAATAATCGTATCGATAACTTTAACCTCCTCATCATCAACTGTCCACATAATGAAATCTGGGAAGATTTAGAAAACCGCTCGACCGAGAAACTCTGTATCGATGCATGCAGGTTGTTCAACCCTTTTATTCTGTTCCAAAATCAATTGCATTCCATCccaattcttaaaaaaaatgtatctatatatatgcatatattttgttgttttttgtcagAGGGAAAGATGTCAGCTGTAATATTTCAGTGGATCACACTGATTTGATTATAGGCATTTCATGTTAAAGCTtatccttacacacacacacacacacacacacacaaacacacacacacacacacacacacacacacacacacacaatgtatagCAAGATGAGGGTGTTTTGAAGTTCTATTTATCTGAAAATGGGTCCTCTAGCCCAATAACTTTATTTTCCACATTCACTCTTGTTCccttgtttttccttctctttcattGTTTTCTAGTGTCACCTTTATTTCTATTGTctttattatgtatttttttcttgttttattcaaaataaaataaataattgctgTGTTGGGATAAATGTAAAGTTTATTTCCCTGATATCTAATTAACTTTAGTCCATGCCAGTCCTCGACCCTTGATAGACtgaaaatgtgttgtgtttgaatTAATTGTCAAATAAAATCAAAGCAAATTGTCTGCTCATGTCCCAGCTCAGATGATTCAAATCTAGATTCATAAATctgtaaactgtaaaaacatacatattaaaaaacaaactttccAGGATGCATGTTCTACTCATTTCTGACTCAAATTTACATCAGCTTGAGAATAAAATGCTAGCccacaaatgtatatttaaaaaatgttttaatagatGTGTGGTAGATACCATCTTAACGAAATGAAAAACGAAAGGGAACTGATCTTGCAGCTCACAAGAATTAAGAAAAATGCAATGtagtaaaaaataataagaaacaaataaaaaaagtggtAATGATAACACATCTGTAACAACATCTGTTTAATGAGCTGTGCATTTATTAATAAATCAGTTTATACATAAATGAAGAGATGTGATCacagacaaaagcagaagaagcTAGAATTTGGTCCACATTGTGTGTATTCTTCAGATCTCACTGAAGGGACTAAGTGTAATTTGTGCTGCAATCATTTTTCTGTTGAGTGACTGAAGGATACCTCTGCTAAGAGCTTTACCATTTCGCTAATAGCCAGGTGCCAGCGGGCTCAACAGCAAAAGGTCAAAAGGATTTAGGAGATCGGgcaacttttcttcttcttctgacgtAAGATCTTGGTTGCTTTGGTGATGGCGTCCATGATAATTTTGGATATACAGTTGGGAGTTTCTTGTGAAGACGTGCGGCAGCAGCGACGGACGGCTGGAGAAGAGCTTTTCCCAGATGAACACAAGGACGCTGACATCTCCACGAGCTGATTTCATGAAGAGCACAAGTCCAAGAAATCAGATGATTTGGATTTTGAGTTCTTAGCTCCTCAAATTTGAATCTAAAAATGTAGCattcaaaatacttttttttaatctcacctTTTGCATGGAACAAATGGTCTTGTCTTGGTCAGACAGGGGGCAGCATTGTTCAACAAAGCCTTTGAGAGGAAAACCAACAGGGAACCTGAAAAAAAATCAGTAACTTTACTATGTTTCCAACTTGTCTTTGGTCACACATTGTGCAGATGGGTCTcgatccacaacaacatttATAACAAAGAAGATATTAAAGGAAATGAGGTGTAAGCACATACGAAAAATTGCAGATTTCAACACACCATGCAGCTTGTGATTCACTCGTTTCCCAATAGCAGAAATTAAActggaaggaagaaaagaatGAAGGAGACATAAAAAAGCATCCTACTTCTTCTTGATGATCTTGTGAGTGTCGCAGATTTTGTCGAGTGAGAGCTCCTCGGAAGTCATATTATAATGAGGGTCAGGAGAAATGTTGTGGAAGCAGTTGAGTTTATCATTTGCTCCTTCAACTACACAACAGTGGAAATCCGACTCGCCACCTTTCTTAACCGAGCAAAATTTGTCCAGCTCCTCACTCCACTGAAATACAAAAGCAGAAAAGAGCACGTGAGACGGTACCAAATTGTATCTGTAGAAAATAATGATCTGTTGTATCCTTCATGCCTTACCTTCTGTTCAGCACAGTTGAGCACGTCCTGCTTCTTTTTGCAGCAGTGTTTGAATCCCTTCTCCATTCGATTAACGGTCTTTGCCTGATGAGACAGCCACTCGTAGCCGGTACCTGGCAGGCACTTGACACTGTAGCGGGGACGAAGGGCCTGGTCGCGACACAGTGACGCAATAGAATCCGCAGTGGGTCGTCCAGGTGGAAACTTGATGTCGACCTTCTGCGAAGTAGATGGtatcatcttcttctttcctctgacACTGTGTGGAGTCACCACTGTCCTGTAAAGTATGAGGCCTTTATGATGAATTGGAAAACACTGGTGACACTCAAATCCCATCACCAGCAATGTGTCAGGCTGCGTTCAGATCATAGaatgtatgtaaagatggacgccatgacagctccccaaaccAAAGGGTCTGTATCTCCACCTGGTGAGTGGaggcagtataggtcataaatccagcctcctccatgttggtaggtgggacatggaccaatgattttaaatatatgtagtaTACGTTAAATACATTTCTCTCTTGTTTATGTCCATTTAAGTCGTTTTTCATATCAAACtggtttgttcaagtgttaatgtttctgttaagtttggttttaataagtaAATGACAGAGGGACATTGAAACTGTGGTAACAGATCATTTTCACTAACTATCTACAACGTACGTGGAGACAATAAGCAAGTCACAGTGTGGCTGCTCTAAGCTGATAACACAGGcgccaaaatgaaaaacagcacATGCCACAGGCCACAGGCGCGATCACACATCCATTGTGGCCTGAGAGGTTGTGATGCTACTGGAATAAGACTGTCAATATCTGTGCAGGTTTTATTCATTTCCCTTCATACCTCTGGCAAGTGCTGGGGTTAAAGGTGAAGTCGACAGTAGAGGGCAGCGGTGGCAGCGGGATCTCCTCTGTGGGCTCGTAGTTCGGGTTGGGAGAGTCCTTGTTGAAGCAGTTGAGCCTGTCGCGGCCTGTAAGTCTGCAGCAGTGATACAAACGATCCTTCACCGATGAGTCTTCCTTACAGAAGGATTTGACTGACAGCTCCCACTGCGGCAGAACATAGACATTCAGGGTGTGTGTAATAATCCTCTAATGCTTATATAAAGTCCATGGGTTCACGGCTGTGTGTTAAGTAAGTGGTTGAATCGACcgagaattaaaaaaagaaaagaaaaaggaaggagTTAAGATTAATGTAATACTTTATTCACCGACAGGTTTGGgacaggtttgtttttttaccccaGACAGCTTCACTTGTACTCATGCCAGTGCATATCTGTtatgtctgtctggactgtaaATAATGGGCTTATTGACTGGAAGCGCCCAAGGTCTTCAACTTTGTTTTAAGTAgcatcatctctgaaatgtgaaGAATTTTTCATCccttatattattttattttttatatctggGGTAATACGAAAACATGAAGAGAAAAGACACTGGGTTTGGT from Pleuronectes platessa chromosome 10, fPlePla1.1, whole genome shotgun sequence harbors:
- the LOC128450093 gene encoding extracellular matrix protein 1, with protein sequence MGSSWPVVCSSLLLWVLLSSASTDNFPDEGFAEQLEVTFDLDGEGMEDALLQKEVDWADVFDPKDFPMQRIVESPPVKVDTLSERGGSKPKPRGHQPKSQPRSFAGPSMDYHVQFPLSRPTLENLQAICVHGERRPRYPDSYFPSSGFGQLKRRASAVNNAESWLGTCCERNQTWEKEVTLCCATQAWELSVKSFCKEDSSVKDRLYHCCRLTGRDRLNCFNKDSPNPNYEPTEEIPLPPLPSTVDFTFNPSTCQRTVVTPHSVRGKKKMIPSTSQKVDIKFPPGRPTADSIASLCRDQALRPRYSVKCLPGTGYEWLSHQAKTVNRMEKGFKHCCKKKQDVLNCAEQKWSEELDKFCSVKKGGESDFHCCVVEGANDKLNCFHNISPDPHYNMTSEELSLDKICDTHKIIKKKFPVGFPLKGFVEQCCPLSDQDKTICSMQKLVEMSASLCSSGKSSSPAVRRCCRTSSQETPNCISKIIMDAITKATKILRQKKKKSCPIS